From one Ignavibacteria bacterium genomic stretch:
- a CDS encoding YtxH domain-containing protein → MKRNKENLIVGVIVGSIAGGVLAQILTPVSGRRVRREIKRGMNTYMDKAKTQSRRLLDETKSVTSSWVDRAQDVFTQAKRYASGKVDVPRDTIENEISRLRDALAAAIDAYKNYEKETEATPPTAAGETRPSSIEVKDQLTAEYENETLPKRESMGRRYENEKPR, encoded by the coding sequence ATGAAAAGGAATAAGGAAAATCTGATAGTGGGAGTGATTGTTGGGAGTATAGCAGGCGGTGTTTTAGCCCAGATTTTAACCCCTGTCTCTGGCAGGCGCGTCAGAAGGGAAATTAAACGCGGTATGAATACCTATATGGACAAAGCTAAAACCCAGAGCCGGAGGCTGCTTGATGAAACAAAAAGCGTCACTTCAAGCTGGGTCGACAGGGCGCAGGACGTATTTACTCAGGCTAAAAGATACGCATCAGGGAAAGTTGACGTTCCGAGGGATACTATTGAAAACGAGATCAGCAGGCTCAGAGATGCACTGGCTGCCGCAATTGACGCATATAAGAATTATGAAAAAGAGACCGAAGCAACACCGCCAACCGCTGCAGGTGAAACAAGACCCTCTTCTATCGAGGTAAAAGACCAGCTTACGGCTGAATATGAAAATGAAACCCTTCCCAAACGCGAAAGCATGGGAAGAAGATATGAAAATGAAAAACCGCGCTAA
- the atpD gene encoding F0F1 ATP synthase subunit beta translates to MGNIEGKEGKIVQVIGPVVDVDFEDGYLPKIFNAIKIPRINVEGKEDVLVVEVQQHLGENRVRTVAMDTTDGLVRGMAAIDTGAPITVPVGPETLGRLINVIGEGIDGLGEIKTKFSYPIHRPAPKFKNLTTSQELFETGIKVIDLLEPYSKGGKTGLFGGAGVGKTVVIMELIHNVASQHGGYSVFTGVGERTREGNDLWLDMKESGVLAKTCLVFGQMNEPPGARLRVGLTGLTMAEYFRDEEGKDVLLFIDNIFRFTQAGSEVSALLGRMPSAVGYQPNLATEMGGLQERITSTDKGSVTSVQAIYVPADDLTDPAPAAAFAHLDATTVLSRQISELGIYPAVDPLESTSRILEPGIVGQEHYDVAMRVKEILQSYKDLQDIINILGMDELSEDDKITVRRARRIQRFFSQPFHVAEQFTGYQGRYVKLEDTVRSFKAIINGEYDDLPEAAFMYVGTIEEAVEKAKKMQ, encoded by the coding sequence ATGGGCAATATCGAAGGCAAAGAAGGAAAAATTGTTCAAGTCATCGGCCCTGTTGTTGACGTTGATTTTGAGGATGGATACTTACCAAAGATTTTTAATGCAATAAAAATTCCGCGTATTAACGTGGAAGGTAAAGAAGATGTTTTAGTTGTTGAAGTACAGCAGCACTTAGGTGAAAACAGGGTCAGGACTGTTGCTATGGATACAACAGACGGACTTGTAAGGGGCATGGCAGCTATCGATACAGGGGCCCCGATTACAGTTCCCGTAGGTCCTGAAACTTTAGGCCGTCTTATTAACGTAATTGGCGAAGGCATAGACGGGCTTGGTGAAATTAAAACAAAATTCTCATACCCGATACACCGTCCTGCTCCGAAATTCAAAAATTTAACTACCAGCCAGGAACTCTTCGAAACAGGTATCAAAGTAATCGATCTTCTCGAACCTTATTCAAAAGGCGGTAAAACAGGCCTCTTCGGCGGCGCCGGCGTGGGTAAAACCGTTGTTATTATGGAGCTTATCCATAACGTTGCCTCCCAGCACGGCGGCTATTCTGTCTTTACAGGTGTAGGTGAAAGAACCAGGGAAGGCAATGACCTCTGGCTCGATATGAAGGAGTCGGGCGTTCTGGCTAAAACCTGCCTCGTCTTCGGACAGATGAACGAGCCGCCGGGAGCAAGACTTAGAGTTGGACTAACAGGTCTTACAATGGCTGAGTATTTCCGCGATGAAGAAGGTAAAGACGTGCTCCTCTTTATCGATAATATATTCCGTTTTACACAGGCGGGAAGTGAAGTAAGTGCTCTTTTAGGCAGAATGCCTTCGGCCGTAGGCTACCAGCCGAACCTGGCAACTGAAATGGGCGGCCTTCAGGAAAGAATTACTTCAACCGATAAGGGGTCTGTTACTTCTGTTCAGGCAATTTACGTTCCTGCAGATGACCTTACAGATCCTGCCCCTGCAGCAGCTTTTGCCCACCTGGATGCTACAACAGTGTTAAGCCGCCAGATCTCGGAACTCGGTATCTATCCTGCAGTTGATCCTCTTGAATCAACTTCACGTATACTTGAACCGGGCATCGTGGGACAGGAACACTATGATGTAGCCATGAGAGTAAAGGAAATCCTGCAGTCGTATAAGGACCTTCAGGATATTATAAATATTCTTGGCATGGACGAACTTTCAGAAGACGATAAAATTACTGTAAGACGTGCAAGAAGAATCCAGAGGTTCTTCAGCCAGCCTTTCCACGTAGCCGAACAGTTTACAGGCTATCAGGGAAGATACGTTAAGCTTGAAGATACCGTAAGGAGCTTTAAGGCGATCATCAACGGTGAATATGATGACCTTCCCGAGGCAGCTTTCATGTATGTTGGTACAATTGAAGAAGCAGTAGAAAAAGCCAAAAAAATGCAGTAA
- the atpC gene encoding ATP synthase F1 subunit epsilon translates to MKELFLEVVTPSKVAYAGNIKSVTIPGTLGGFQVLYNHAPLISSFEIGLIKVVDENNGTRFFATGGGTVEVKDNKILALAESFEEAVEIDVERAKKAMERAQQRLKDRSQQFEVDQTQAELSRALNRINIASKHRPASL, encoded by the coding sequence ATGAAAGAATTATTCTTAGAGGTTGTAACACCTTCAAAGGTTGCTTACGCCGGTAATATTAAATCTGTAACTATTCCGGGGACCCTGGGGGGCTTCCAGGTTCTTTATAACCATGCTCCTCTGATCAGTTCTTTTGAAATAGGCCTTATTAAAGTTGTTGATGAGAACAATGGCACGCGCTTCTTTGCTACAGGCGGCGGCACAGTTGAGGTTAAGGACAATAAAATCCTTGCCCTGGCCGAAAGCTTTGAAGAAGCTGTGGAAATTGACGTCGAAAGAGCTAAAAAGGCGATGGAAAGAGCACAGCAGCGTCTTAAGGACAGAAGCCAGCAGTTTGAAGTTGACCAGACACAGGCGGAACTCTCGCGTGCCCTGAACAGAATTAATATTGCTTCGAAACACAGGCCGGCTTCTTTATAA
- a CDS encoding UPF0164 family protein, translated as MKKLLIIFFVCMLSFEAKAQLFPTLGGQRAGISAVQFLKVGVGGRAASMGDAFVAVANDVSALYWNPAGLIQAPADQVMFSHNEWLVDLKHDFIGGVYHFSSNDAVGVALTSLHTKEMDVTTETQPFGTGEHFTFGDVAFAVSYSRKMTEQFSFGGTVRYVEETLDKLKMRGVMIDLGTYYYTGLGSSRFAVTVSNFGNNMAPDGEVVLWGGRKESQWQSFSPPTIFRIGFAFEPYQSEDQMVTTSIQLNHPNDNSENVSTGIEYKWKNIFFVRGGYKFNVEEQNYSLGAGVRMPLRVADVTFDYAFSNFTRLGSAHRFSLMLGL; from the coding sequence ATGAAGAAATTATTAATAATATTTTTTGTTTGTATGCTGAGCTTTGAAGCTAAAGCACAGCTTTTCCCAACCCTCGGCGGCCAGAGGGCCGGCATCTCGGCAGTCCAGTTCCTTAAAGTGGGCGTTGGCGGCAGAGCCGCTTCAATGGGAGATGCATTCGTTGCAGTTGCAAACGATGTCTCGGCTCTTTACTGGAACCCCGCAGGCCTCATACAGGCTCCAGCGGACCAGGTCATGTTCTCTCATAACGAGTGGCTCGTGGACTTAAAGCACGACTTTATTGGAGGCGTTTACCACTTCTCGTCAAATGATGCAGTGGGCGTTGCACTGACCTCGCTTCATACGAAGGAGATGGACGTAACTACTGAGACTCAGCCTTTCGGAACGGGTGAACACTTCACTTTCGGAGACGTTGCCTTTGCGGTTTCTTATTCAAGAAAGATGACAGAACAGTTCTCCTTCGGCGGCACCGTAAGATACGTCGAAGAGACTCTCGATAAGCTGAAAATGCGCGGCGTGATGATAGACCTTGGAACCTACTACTATACCGGCCTCGGAAGTTCAAGATTTGCCGTTACCGTAAGCAATTTCGGTAACAATATGGCCCCCGACGGTGAAGTTGTCCTGTGGGGCGGAAGGAAGGAATCACAGTGGCAGTCGTTTTCTCCTCCTACAATTTTCCGCATCGGCTTTGCATTCGAGCCTTACCAGTCGGAGGACCAGATGGTTACAACATCAATTCAGCTTAACCATCCGAACGACAACAGCGAAAACGTCTCGACCGGTATTGAATACAAATGGAAGAATATCTTCTTCGTACGCGGCGGATATAAGTTTAATGTTGAAGAACAGAACTACTCTTTGGGCGCCGGCGTAAGAATGCCGCTCAGGGTGGCTGACGTTACTTTTGATTATGCCTTCTCGAACTTTACACGACTCGGGTCGGCTCACAGATTTTCATTAATGCTGGGTTTGTAA